One window of the Rosa rugosa chromosome 3, drRosRugo1.1, whole genome shotgun sequence genome contains the following:
- the LOC133737186 gene encoding uncharacterized protein LOC133737186, with protein sequence MPLRRRNRGETPPIPGDENVPGGIAEALGRIVQQLTAALPGSRTDFTMERAKKHGAYSFSHAPDALDAQNWLNKMERVFTQIHCPEDRKVGLAVDFLDGVAFDWWNMISRDLENDGPITWEQFKGHFTERYYGTAIRDRMKYEFLHLEKGDKTVMEFEQRFTQLAQFVPDLVGTERERIYRFVDGLGGKYREQLTGVPFDNYSDAVNAALRLETMYLSGVRPRDLGGPSQGPSKKAASTSGSGSSVGSGQSSGSSAGSRFRRGGRIRRFTRGQFGGRQFGQSRAGSSSQHRTPASQPAQFGQYQPVGCFECGQQGHFRRDCPLLTQRVASTPFQTAGQSFAGTSTGGTVASTSGARINSAARGSPQRGRGQRGRPTTHARLHAMTQQEGRDSPDVIIGTLSVFGQPAYTLIDPGASHSFMSSRFACFANVPSSLLIGC encoded by the exons atgcctcttagACGCCGAAATCGCGGGGAGACCCCTCCCATTCCAGGAGATGAGAATGTTCCTGGAGGAATAGCGGAAGCCTTGGGTCGTATTGTTCAACAGTTGACTGCAGCGCTGCCGGGCTCCAGAACCGATTTTACCATGGAGCGAGCGAAGAAGCATGGAGCTTATAGCTTCTCCCATGCTCCTGATGCTTTGGATGCCCAAAATTGGTTGAACAAAATGGAGAGGGTCTTTACTCAGATTCATTGCCCAGAGGACCGAAAGGTGGGTTTAGCAGTGGATTTTCTTGATGGTGTGGCTTTTGATTGGTGGAATATGATTAGCAGGGATTTAGAGAATGATGGCCCAATCACTTGGGAACAGTTCAAGGGACATTTTACTGAGCGGTATTATGGTACAGCTATCCGTGACAGGATGAAGTATGAGTTCTTACATCTAGAGAAAGGGGACAAGACTGTGATGGAGTTTGAGCAGCGGTTCACCCAGCTAGCCCAGTTTGTGCCTGATCTAGTTGGCACTGAGAGAGAGCGGATCTATAGGTTTGTTGATGGATTGGGGGGTAAGTATCGTGAGCAGTTGACAGGAGTGCCATTTGATAATTATTCTGATGCAGTTAATGCTGCTCTGCGACTTGAGACCATGTATCTGTCTGGTGTCCGACCTCGAGATTTGGGTGGTCCCAGTCAGGGTCCATCCAAGAAGGCTGCTTCTACCTCTGGGTCCGGATCTTCAGTAGGCAGTGGACAGAGTAGTGGATCTAGTGCCGGATCTCGTTTTAGACGCGGGGGGCGTATCAGGAGATTCACTCGGGGACAGTTTGGTGGACGCCAGTTTGGGCAGAGCAGGGCTGGTTCTAGTAGTCAGCACAGGACTCCAGCTAGTCAACCAGCCCAGTTTGGGCAATACCAGCCAGTTGGGTGCTTTGAGTGTGGACAGCAGGGCCACTTTAGGAGGGATTGCCCTCTATTGACCCAGAGAGTTGCATCTACCCCTTTTCAGACCGCTGGTCAGTCATTTGCCGGTACATCTACTGGTGGTACCGTTGCTTCTACTAGCGGTGCCCGTATCAATTCAGCAGCTCGTGGCAGCCCGCAGCGGGGTAGGGGTCAGAGAGGACGTCCCACCACTCATGCTAGGTTACATGCCATGACTCAGCAGGAGGGTCGCGACTCACCAGATGTTATTATTGGTACGTTGTCTGTTTTTGGTCAGCCTGCTTATACTTTAATTGATCCTGGTGCTTCACATTCTTTTATGTCGAGTAGATTTGCATGCTTTGCGAATGTGCCATCATCGCTCCTTATTG GGTGTTAA